The following are encoded in a window of Pseudophaeobacter arcticus DSM 23566 genomic DNA:
- the tnpB gene encoding IS66 family insertion sequence element accessory protein TnpB (TnpB, as the term is used for proteins encoded by IS66 family insertion elements, is considered an accessory protein, since TnpC, encoded by a neighboring gene, is a DDE family transposase.) has product MIGPGTGVRVYLACAPTDMRKGIAGLAALAQDVLRQNPASGAVFAFRGRRGDRLKLLYWDGQGFCLYYKVLERGRFPWPAAGDGAVRLTSAQLAMLWEGIDWRRPDWGAPPARVS; this is encoded by the coding sequence ATGATCGGACCGGGAACGGGGGTTCGGGTCTACTTGGCCTGCGCGCCCACCGACATGCGCAAGGGGATCGCCGGTTTGGCCGCGCTCGCCCAGGACGTTCTGCGCCAAAACCCGGCGAGCGGCGCGGTCTTCGCGTTCCGTGGGCGCCGGGGAGACCGGCTGAAGCTTCTCTACTGGGATGGTCAGGGGTTCTGCCTCTACTACAAGGTCCTGGAGCGAGGCCGCTTCCCGTGGCCCGCCGCCGGAGACGGCGCCGTGAGGCTGACCTCGGCGCAGCTGGCGATGCTCTGGGAAGGCATCGACTGGCGCCGTCCGGACTGGGGTGCGCCTCCGGCCCGGGTGAGCTGA
- a CDS encoding IS5 family transposase, whose translation MKPKSRAPEQDDLLRPRLTDMIDMRHELVKLAALIDWEFFEDEWAGFFTSHTGRPATSPRLVAGLLYLQHAYRLSDEAVVARWVENPYYQHFCGETFFQHCFPLDPSSLTRWRKRIGEEGVEWLLTKTIEAGREAGVISERSVEAVIVDTTVMEKAIAHPTDARLCEKARRRLVALAQEAGLSLRQSYARLAPRLSGQVGRYAHARQFKRMRKALRRLKGYTGRVLRDIQRQLGRVADAGLRERIEAEIALSGRLLRQKPKDKGKLYALHEPEVDCISKGKARVRYEFGTKVSVATTHREGFVVGMRSMPGNPYDGHTLREALEQVEILTETRPRRAFVDRGYRGHGVQTTEAFISGQRRGMTPALRRDLRRRSAIEPVIGHMKTDGRLARCALKGTLGDALHAVLCGCGHNIRMILAHLRALVAEILAALIAAIGAIIALPRPKCGIRAAAA comes from the coding sequence ATGAAGCCCAAATCCCGCGCCCCTGAACAGGACGACCTGTTGCGCCCACGCCTGACGGACATGATCGACATGCGCCACGAGCTGGTGAAGCTGGCCGCCCTGATCGACTGGGAGTTCTTCGAGGATGAGTGGGCGGGGTTCTTCACGTCGCACACCGGCCGCCCGGCGACGTCGCCGCGACTGGTGGCGGGGTTGCTCTATTTGCAGCATGCCTACCGGCTCTCGGACGAGGCGGTGGTGGCGCGGTGGGTGGAGAACCCCTATTACCAGCACTTCTGTGGCGAGACGTTCTTCCAGCATTGCTTCCCGCTCGATCCTTCGTCGCTGACGCGGTGGCGCAAGCGGATCGGGGAAGAGGGCGTCGAATGGCTTCTGACCAAGACGATCGAGGCGGGCCGTGAAGCTGGAGTGATCTCCGAGCGGAGTGTCGAGGCGGTGATCGTGGACACGACGGTGATGGAGAAGGCGATCGCGCATCCCACGGACGCGCGGCTCTGCGAGAAGGCGCGCCGGCGCCTGGTGGCGCTCGCGCAGGAGGCAGGCCTGTCCCTGCGCCAGAGCTACGCGCGGCTTGCGCCGCGGCTGTCGGGCCAGGTCGGGCGCTACGCGCATGCGCGCCAGTTCAAGCGGATGCGCAAGGCCCTGCGGCGGCTGAAGGGCTATACCGGGCGCGTCCTGCGCGACATCCAGCGCCAGTTGGGCCGTGTGGCCGACGCCGGTTTGCGGGAGCGGATCGAGGCGGAGATTGCCTTGTCGGGCCGGCTCTTGCGGCAGAAGCCGAAGGACAAGGGCAAGCTCTACGCACTGCACGAGCCCGAGGTGGACTGCATCTCCAAGGGCAAGGCGCGGGTCCGTTACGAGTTCGGCACTAAGGTGTCGGTGGCAACCACGCACCGGGAGGGCTTCGTCGTCGGCATGCGGTCGATGCCCGGCAACCCCTATGACGGGCACACCCTTCGCGAGGCGCTGGAGCAGGTGGAGATCCTGACCGAGACCCGGCCCAGGAGGGCCTTCGTCGACCGCGGCTACCGCGGCCACGGTGTGCAGACGACCGAGGCGTTCATCTCGGGCCAGCGCCGCGGGATGACGCCGGCGCTCCGGCGCGACCTGCGCCGGCGCAGCGCAATCGAACCTGTGATCGGGCACATGAAGACCGACGGCCGCCTTGCCCGCTGCGCTCTCAAGGGCACGCTCGGAGACGCGCTCCACGCTGTGCTCTGCGGCTGCGGGCACAACATCCGCATGATCCTGGCCCATCTGAGGGCTCTCGTGGCCGAAATCCTCGCCGCTCTCATCGCCGCGATCGGTGCGATCATCGCTCTACCGCGGCCGAAATGCGGCATCAGAGCCGCAGCTGCGTGA
- a CDS encoding 3-hydroxyacyl-CoA dehydrogenase/enoyl-CoA hydratase family protein — protein MSTIKTAFGVEDLGCRRVAVIGAGNMGGGIAAQFANAGIAVDLLDRAGPDGVRDAPAERGLAQQIARQAFMGEAPVSLVRVGNTEDHLERVAEADWIVEAILEDLDLKRALYERIEPLRKPDAIVSSNTSTILRGRLIEGRGAAFQDHFLISHFFNPPRRMALLELIGSEDRVAFDRAAEIGRKALGKTVIECRDTPGFIANRLGCTWLSVAVVEALRLGLTVEEADAVHMAFGVPRTGVFGLLDLVGLDVVKPIWGSLMAALPRTDAINAFDLPGQGVITDLVSAGRFGRKSRAGFYRKSESGALEALDLNSGVYRAHSGFAQKDLPGAGRDLDLLLNNDTASGAYARAVLAQVVDYALIHAGEIAPSLKETDLGMELGYAWRAGPVALWRELSPETQARLRAQMPEGVPFEALATPVVRSGEADRLSRAQAAGQALAQNSSAALWDLGDDVICLDIRSKMHALAPAVFDILEEGVSRLNGAARGMVVGNHNPRVFSAGADLSKVVAWIEGGKWAAIEAFITRGQMVLAALRTAHTPSVAAMHGLALGGGCELAMHCTGTVAHAETRIGLPEHLVGLVPGWGGCRRLLDRARATASHEADLSDRITRAFHAATLEAPAGSAREAGDLALLDPSQPVVMRDDDVFAAALAHLDTLEPRQGAQEVVTLRLDRQAVLSGLLSERETARDDGRITPNAFALQSRIAEIFAAGGAGTSEADLAALESEVFMALVATPETLARIGHMLRTGKPLH, from the coding sequence ATGAGCACGATCAAGACGGCCTTCGGGGTCGAGGATTTGGGATGCCGGCGCGTAGCGGTGATCGGCGCGGGAAATATGGGCGGCGGGATCGCAGCGCAGTTTGCCAATGCGGGGATTGCCGTCGATCTGCTGGATCGGGCGGGGCCGGATGGGGTGCGAGATGCGCCCGCTGAACGAGGCCTTGCGCAACAGATCGCGCGACAGGCGTTCATGGGGGAGGCGCCCGTCAGCCTGGTGCGGGTCGGCAATACCGAGGACCATCTGGAACGTGTGGCGGAGGCGGATTGGATCGTCGAAGCCATCCTTGAAGACCTCGACCTAAAACGTGCACTTTACGAACGGATCGAGCCTTTGCGCAAACCCGATGCGATTGTCTCCTCCAACACCTCGACCATTCTGCGCGGACGGCTGATCGAAGGGCGCGGTGCGGCGTTTCAGGATCATTTCTTGATCAGCCATTTCTTCAACCCGCCCCGGCGCATGGCACTATTGGAACTGATCGGATCTGAGGACCGGGTGGCGTTCGACCGCGCTGCCGAGATTGGGCGAAAGGCGCTTGGCAAAACCGTGATCGAATGCCGCGACACGCCGGGTTTCATCGCCAACCGACTGGGCTGTACCTGGCTTTCGGTGGCGGTGGTCGAGGCGTTGCGGCTTGGGCTGACGGTCGAGGAGGCAGATGCGGTGCACATGGCCTTTGGCGTGCCGCGCACGGGCGTCTTCGGCCTGCTGGATTTGGTCGGGCTTGATGTCGTCAAACCCATCTGGGGCTCGTTGATGGCGGCGCTGCCCCGGACGGACGCGATCAATGCGTTCGATCTGCCGGGGCAGGGGGTAATTACGGATCTTGTTTCTGCCGGGCGGTTCGGGCGCAAAAGCCGTGCCGGGTTTTACCGTAAGTCCGAGAGCGGTGCGTTGGAGGCGCTTGACCTGAACTCCGGCGTGTATCGTGCGCATAGCGGGTTCGCGCAGAAAGACCTGCCGGGGGCGGGGCGCGATCTCGATCTTTTGTTGAATAATGACACGGCCTCTGGGGCCTATGCGCGGGCGGTTCTGGCGCAGGTGGTGGACTATGCTTTGATCCACGCGGGTGAGATTGCGCCCTCGCTCAAGGAGACGGATCTCGGGATGGAGTTGGGCTATGCTTGGCGCGCGGGACCGGTAGCGTTGTGGCGGGAGCTGAGCCCTGAAACGCAGGCGCGTCTGCGGGCGCAGATGCCCGAAGGCGTGCCGTTCGAGGCGCTGGCGACTCCGGTCGTGCGGAGTGGCGAGGCGGACCGGCTGAGCCGGGCACAGGCCGCAGGCCAAGCACTGGCCCAAAATTCCTCTGCAGCGCTTTGGGATCTGGGCGATGATGTGATCTGCTTGGATATTCGGAGCAAAATGCACGCCCTTGCCCCCGCGGTCTTCGACATTCTCGAAGAGGGGGTGAGCCGCTTGAACGGCGCTGCGCGCGGGATGGTTGTCGGCAATCACAATCCGCGGGTGTTCTCCGCAGGTGCCGATCTGTCAAAGGTGGTGGCGTGGATCGAGGGCGGAAAATGGGCGGCGATCGAGGCCTTCATCACGCGCGGGCAAATGGTTCTCGCCGCCCTGCGGACGGCCCACACGCCCAGCGTCGCCGCGATGCACGGGCTGGCGCTTGGCGGTGGGTGCGAGTTGGCGATGCATTGCACGGGCACAGTGGCCCATGCCGAGACGCGGATCGGTCTGCCCGAACATCTTGTCGGTCTGGTGCCGGGCTGGGGCGGATGTCGGCGACTGTTGGACCGAGCCCGCGCCACAGCATCGCACGAGGCGGATTTGTCGGACCGGATCACGAGGGCCTTTCACGCGGCCACACTTGAGGCCCCCGCTGGGTCGGCGCGTGAGGCGGGGGATTTGGCTTTGTTGGATCCGTCTCAACCGGTGGTCATGCGTGACGACGATGTCTTTGCCGCAGCCCTTGCGCATCTCGACACATTGGAGCCGAGGCAGGGCGCGCAAGAGGTGGTGACATTGCGTCTGGATCGGCAGGCGGTTCTGAGCGGGTTGTTGTCGGAGCGCGAAACTGCCCGAGACGATGGGCGGATTACGCCGAACGCTTTTGCGCTTCAGTCGCGCATTGCCGAGATTTTCGCCGCAGGAGGGGCAGGGACGTCGGAGGCCGATCTGGCTGCTCTTGAGAGCGAGGTGTTCATGGCGCTGGTCGCGACGCCTGAAACGCTTGCGCGGATTGGCCACATGCTTCGGACCGGCAAACCGCTCCATTAA
- a CDS encoding acyl-CoA dehydrogenase, which yields MTYVAPTEEMMFVLEELCGLDEISQLPGLEEASPDIVGAILEEAGKFAGDVLGPLNAAGDQAGLGFAMGQVTTPEGWRVAYDTLVEMGWNAPTAAPDHGGMGLPEVVNAAIIEMFNGANTAFQLCPLLTQGAIEAINGYASDDLKTLYLPKLVTGEWTGTMNLTEPQAGSDLAAIRTKAVPEGDHYRISGQKIFITYGEHDLAENIIHLVLARLPDAPAGVKGISLFIVPKFIPDAEGTPGLRNDLRCVSIEHKLGIHASPTCTMSYGDEGGAIGYLVGEPNKGLQYMFTMMNNARLGVGLQGVGISEAATQHAVRYAMDRVQGGTPEGAEAAIMGHPDIRRMLGLMKARTEAARALAFRAARSLDFAHRAEEDKTRAHHQRRVDLLIPVVKAWSTELSVHVASLGVQIHGGMGYIEETGAAQHLRDARITTIYEGTTGIQALDLVGRKIKRDNGTAARELIAEMNATAEGLKTQSGGDADWSGLSAMVEEAAGIVGDLTDWLVAQNGTEPLSAAVNILEAFGICLGAWVMGDAAISASKRLAEGRNTTHAKAKLSMVRFYASNVFPMAAALHAISKTGNGATLALTAADFDLAI from the coding sequence ATGACCTATGTTGCGCCAACAGAAGAAATGATGTTCGTCCTTGAAGAACTTTGCGGGCTGGACGAAATTTCGCAACTACCCGGGCTTGAGGAAGCCAGTCCCGACATAGTGGGAGCGATCCTCGAAGAGGCGGGGAAATTTGCAGGCGATGTGCTCGGACCGCTCAACGCTGCGGGCGATCAGGCTGGGCTCGGTTTTGCCATGGGGCAGGTGACGACACCGGAAGGCTGGCGTGTCGCCTATGACACGCTGGTCGAGATGGGTTGGAACGCGCCCACGGCGGCGCCGGATCACGGAGGAATGGGCCTGCCGGAGGTGGTGAACGCCGCCATTATCGAAATGTTCAATGGCGCGAACACGGCGTTTCAGCTCTGTCCGCTTTTGACCCAGGGCGCGATTGAGGCGATCAACGGCTATGCCTCCGATGATCTCAAAACGCTCTACCTGCCGAAACTCGTGACCGGGGAATGGACCGGGACGATGAACTTGACTGAACCGCAGGCCGGGTCTGATCTGGCCGCTATCCGCACGAAAGCGGTGCCGGAGGGGGATCACTACCGGATCAGCGGGCAGAAAATTTTCATTACCTATGGCGAACATGACCTGGCGGAAAACATCATCCATCTCGTGCTCGCGCGCCTGCCAGATGCGCCCGCAGGCGTCAAAGGAATTTCGCTTTTCATTGTGCCGAAATTTATTCCCGATGCCGAGGGCACTCCGGGGTTGCGCAATGACCTGCGTTGTGTGTCGATTGAACATAAACTGGGCATTCACGCCAGTCCGACCTGCACCATGTCTTATGGCGATGAGGGCGGTGCCATCGGCTATCTGGTGGGTGAGCCCAACAAAGGGCTTCAGTACATGTTCACCATGATGAATAACGCGCGTTTGGGCGTGGGCCTGCAAGGTGTCGGTATTTCCGAGGCGGCCACGCAACATGCGGTGCGCTACGCGATGGACCGTGTGCAGGGCGGCACGCCCGAGGGCGCGGAAGCGGCCATTATGGGACACCCGGATATTCGCCGGATGCTGGGCCTGATGAAAGCGCGGACTGAAGCGGCAAGGGCTTTGGCATTTCGCGCGGCGCGGTCTCTGGATTTTGCGCATCGCGCAGAGGAAGACAAGACTCGTGCGCACCATCAGCGGCGCGTAGATCTTTTGATTCCGGTGGTGAAAGCCTGGTCAACGGAACTATCGGTGCATGTGGCATCTTTGGGCGTCCAAATCCATGGTGGCATGGGCTATATTGAGGAAACGGGCGCTGCGCAGCACCTGCGGGATGCGCGGATCACCACGATATACGAGGGCACGACCGGCATTCAGGCGCTCGACCTAGTGGGCCGCAAGATCAAACGCGACAACGGCACCGCCGCGCGCGAGCTGATCGCCGAGATGAATGCGACCGCCGAGGGGCTGAAGACGCAGAGCGGCGGGGACGCCGATTGGTCCGGACTGAGCGCGATGGTCGAAGAGGCTGCCGGAATCGTCGGCGATCTGACCGACTGGCTAGTGGCGCAAAACGGTACGGAGCCCCTGTCGGCAGCTGTCAATATCCTTGAGGCTTTTGGGATTTGCCTCGGCGCCTGGGTGATGGGCGATGCCGCAATTTCGGCGTCCAAGCGTCTTGCAGAAGGGCGCAACACGACCCATGCAAAGGCCAAGCTGAGCATGGTGCGGTTCTATGCCTCAAATGTCTTCCCCATGGCGGCGGCACTTCATGCGATTTCCAAGACTGGCAATGGCGCGACGCTTGCGCTGACGGCGGCGGATTTCGACCTCGCGATCTGA
- the tnpA gene encoding IS66-like element accessory protein TnpA translates to MLGEVLGVERRRRWSEDEKLEILSEVGVGGASVTQIAQRHEITRSQIYGWRRDMKKKGLWSRDRGAVFLPVDFSGAQAPGSASAPSRSGPVELRLSNGRCLRFDSGMDGEVLTRLIRAVEAA, encoded by the coding sequence ATGCTGGGCGAGGTTCTGGGCGTTGAGCGGCGCCGGCGGTGGAGCGAAGACGAGAAGCTCGAGATCCTGTCGGAGGTCGGCGTCGGCGGTGCGTCGGTGACGCAGATCGCGCAGCGCCACGAGATCACGCGCTCCCAGATCTACGGCTGGCGGCGCGATATGAAGAAGAAGGGCCTATGGTCGCGGGATCGCGGGGCCGTTTTCTTGCCGGTGGATTTCAGCGGGGCTCAGGCGCCGGGAAGCGCATCCGCGCCGTCACGGTCTGGCCCTGTCGAACTGCGGCTGAGCAACGGCCGCTGCCTGAGGTTCGACAGCGGCATGGATGGAGAGGTGCTGACCCGATTGATCCGGGCGGTGGAAGCGGCATGA
- a CDS encoding ISNCY family transposase, whose protein sequence is MGWVMMSERELNRVEVLAQVDDCRLSVDNAANMLALTRRQIFRLLKLYRQDGAAAIRHKARGKPPNNRIHKAKRDYALSLIKENYPDFGPTLAAEMLAEHHGFKVSRETVRKWMQEDGLWLSRKQRRTFHQPRLRRECFGELIQIDGSDHRWFEDRGGPCTLLVFIDDATSTLMDLRFVKSESTFSYFEALESYLHTHGRPVAFYSGKHTVFRVAKEDAKGGARITQFGRALSELNIEILCANSSQAKGRVERANRTLQDRLVKELRLAGVSNMEAGNAFREGFKARFNAKFAKAPAKPDNLHRALNVEPDRLAEVLCWRENRYVGKQLTFSYDRKRIMLEESEITRGLVGKYVDTYAFVDGRFEVRWKGRSLPYKIFDMDQRVTHAAITSNKRLSAVLEHIKEMQEAAPPKPKVRTNSEKMGYKPNGRRPGRPSGSRAKKKIVHVAE, encoded by the coding sequence ATGGGATGGGTGATGATGAGCGAGCGCGAGTTGAACCGCGTTGAGGTTTTGGCACAGGTCGATGACTGTCGGTTGAGCGTCGACAATGCGGCGAACATGCTGGCACTGACGCGTCGGCAGATCTTCCGGCTGTTGAAGCTGTATCGTCAGGATGGCGCGGCGGCGATCCGTCACAAGGCACGTGGCAAACCCCCGAACAATCGCATCCACAAAGCCAAACGGGATTACGCGCTGTCGCTGATCAAAGAGAACTATCCCGACTTTGGGCCGACCCTGGCAGCGGAGATGCTGGCCGAGCATCATGGGTTCAAGGTGTCGCGCGAGACGGTTCGCAAGTGGATGCAGGAAGACGGTCTTTGGCTTTCGCGCAAACAGCGTCGTACATTTCATCAGCCGAGATTGCGCAGAGAATGCTTTGGCGAGCTCATACAAATTGACGGCTCCGATCACCGCTGGTTCGAGGATCGGGGCGGTCCCTGCACCCTGCTCGTGTTCATCGACGATGCCACCAGCACGTTGATGGACCTGCGGTTTGTCAAATCCGAGAGCACCTTCAGTTACTTCGAAGCGCTTGAGAGCTACCTGCATACCCATGGGAGGCCGGTTGCATTTTACAGTGGCAAGCACACGGTGTTTCGCGTGGCCAAGGAAGACGCCAAGGGCGGCGCGCGGATCACCCAGTTCGGGCGCGCTTTGAGTGAGCTGAACATTGAGATTTTGTGCGCCAACTCAAGCCAGGCGAAGGGCCGCGTGGAACGCGCCAACCGCACGCTTCAGGACCGGCTTGTCAAAGAGCTGAGACTGGCAGGTGTTTCGAATATGGAGGCCGGAAACGCCTTTCGGGAAGGCTTCAAGGCCCGCTTCAACGCCAAGTTTGCCAAGGCCCCGGCCAAACCGGACAACCTGCACCGGGCGCTGAATGTGGAACCGGATCGTTTGGCGGAAGTGCTGTGCTGGCGTGAGAACCGATACGTCGGAAAGCAGCTTACATTTTCCTATGACCGCAAGCGGATCATGCTCGAGGAAAGCGAGATCACACGCGGCCTGGTCGGCAAGTATGTAGACACCTACGCCTTCGTGGATGGCCGGTTTGAGGTGCGCTGGAAAGGCCGTTCCCTGCCCTACAAAATCTTCGACATGGATCAGCGCGTGACCCATGCGGCTATCACCAGCAACAAACGCCTGAGCGCTGTCCTCGAACACATCAAAGAGATGCAGGAGGCCGCCCCACCCAAGCCCAAGGTGCGGACCAATTCAGAGAAGATGGGTTATAAACCGAATGGCCGGAGACCAGGTCGACCGTCAGGGTCGCGGGCCAAGAAGAAGATTGTGCACGTGGCTGAATAG